Part of the Vibrio ishigakensis genome, ATATGGGTGCCATGCTTCACTGGGAAACCATCTACAACAACACTTGGGGTTTCTACCTCGATTACAGCTTTATGAAGCTCTCTGGCAAAACTAACCTTGTTGATTTGAATCTGGATCTGGTCACCGGCAAGGTCGAAGTCAGACAAGGTGTTCTTGAGGCCAAAGCCTTCAAACGCTACCAATATGGATTCGGTTCCGTGGATTACATGGCGGGTATCCGATGGTGGGACAACGACATCGATGCCTCACTACGAGGTAAAAATGGCATTATCGACCAGAAAAACGGCATCAAGGAAGATTGGGTCGATTACCTCATTGGTGCTCGCCTGACCTCTCCGCTTAGCAAAAACTGGGACTTCTATCTCAATGGCGATGTCGGATTTAGTGGTGATACCGACTTTACTAGCTCAGTGCAAACCGGTGTGCGCTATCACATCAACTCTTGGTCTGACATCAACCTCGCCTACAAATCCACCTGGGTTGATTACGACAACGGTGACACCTTTGCCTACAACACCGCCTCGCAAGGCTTCTTGATTGGCTGGGCCGCTCACTTCTAACTTTTTGTTTCACTCGATGTATAAGTGATAAGTAAATGGAATTTCAAGTCCCGCAGTATCAGGGCAAAGCCCATACAAAGTTTCAGGCGCTCGCTAAACCTATAGGTGCGGTGTGCAATATCGATTGCTCCTATTGCTACTATCTAGGAAAACAGCAGCTTCTAGATTACGACAAGCGTGAAGAGAAAAGAATGTCCTTTGACCTGCTTGAGGAATACATCAAGCAGTATATCGAAGGGCAAAACACACCCGAGATCGTATTTACCTGGCATGGTGGCGAGCCCACTATTCTAGGCCTCGAATACTTCGAAAAGGTGGTTGAGCTGCAAGCTAAGTACAGCCCGAAGCACTCGAAAATAGTTAATGACCTTCAAACCAACGGCACACTGCTCAATGACAAGTGGTGCCAGTTTTTCAAAAAGCATGATTTCTTTGTGGGCCTTAGCATTGACGGTCCAGAAGAACTGCACAATCACTACCGCAAGAATCATGCAGGCAGAGGAACGTTCGAGAAAACCTATCGCGGTGCCAAGCTACTCAAAAAACATGGTGTGACATTCGCAACCCTGACCTGCGTAAATGATGTCACCTCTATGCAGCCACTCAAGGTGTATCGATTCCTTCGCGATGAGATTAAGCCTAATCAGATCCAATTTATCCCTGTGGTGGATAAAAGCAATTCGGCACTGAACAGTCAATGGACCAGTAATGGCTCTAACTCCATCATTCCAGTAACTCAAACTATGGAGCCCTGGTCAGTCTCTGCCAAGCAGTGGGGGGTATTTCTTAAAACCATCTTCGATGAATGGATGCAAAAGGATTTTGGCAAGGTATTTATCCCCTACTTTGAGAACTTTATCGGTATCTGGATGGGTGAACAAAGCACCATGTGTACCCTATCTGAACTCTGTGGTAAGGGACTTGCGGTTGAGCCAAACGGCAAGGTCTACTCGTGCGATCACTATGTCTATCCAGAGTTCGAGATTGGCGATATCACACAAACCAAGCTTGGGCAGATTGCCCTGTCTCGTAAGCAGGCGGATTTTGGTTTAGCGAAATACAAATCGCTGCCTAAAAAGTGCCGCGAATGTGACTATCGCTTTGCCTGTCATGGCGAGTGTCCTAAAAACCGTTTTCTGACCACTGAAGATGGTGAACCTGGGCTCAACTATTTGTGCAGTGGCTGGCTCGACTTCTTCCAACATGTGGACCCGAGGATCAGCCAACTATTAAAGATCAACCAGCAAAAAGTCGTTCATGGAAAGTATCAAGATACTGAACTGCATCGCTGGAACTAAAACAAGGAGGTATTGTGAATAAACATAAGATTTTTCTACTACTCGCCACTGCAGGGCTCATCCCCATAGCCCTCTCCTATGGCTTTTCCCCGAATGCTTCACTCGCGTTCTTATTCGATATCGATGTAAACAGCGTTGAGGTTTCACATATCTTTCGTGCGGTAATGGGCTTGTACTTGGCAACGGCTCTCTACTGGTTAATCGGCGCCTTTAATCCAAAACATACCAAGGGTGCCATCATCAATCTCATCATCTTTATGTTTGGTCTGGCGTTTGGACGAATCCTGAGTATCGCTGTGGATGGAAATCCAAACGGTGTGTTGTGGCTATATCTGATCCTAGAATTCGGATTTGGCGTTGTTGGCTTGCTGCTTTTAAAACAAAAAACTGAATAGTTGAAGCAGAGTTAAATTAAGGAAGATTTATTAATGAAGATACAAATAACCATCTGTTTTGGTCTGGTCGTGCCCAACCTAGTTCTGGCCGCCGACGACAATAGACCCAATATCCTGCTTATCGTTAGTGATGATATCGGCCTAGGTGACTTGGCGCCCTTCGGCTCAGAAATCAACACTCCAACCCTGAGCAATCTTGCAGAAGAGAGCATTCGCTTTAACAACTTTCACGCCTCTCCAGTGTCCTCTGTTACTCGCGCACAAATGCTTACCGGTGCGAACAGTATCGAAGTAGGCCTCGGCTCCTTCGATTACTCCTTCTATCCACCCGCGAAAGGCAAGCCGGGTTATGAAGGCTATTTGACGCGCAACACCGTGACCGTCGCCGAGCTCCTGCGTGACAATGGCTATAACACCTATCACTCTGGTAAGTGGCACCTTGGCTCTGGCCACGGGCATGGTCTCCCGCCACAAGATTGGGGCTTTGAGCAAACATTCGGTGTTTACTCAGGCGGTTCAGCCCACTGGGATAACACGGATATGTACCCGTCCACCAAGGTAGCAAACAAAGCCCTCAAAGAAGGAAAAAAGCCACCGGTTACCTATCAGCAGTTCTATGAGAATGGCGAGAAGATTGACCGCGTGCGAGGGATCTTCTCGGACGATCTCTACACCGGTAAGATGATTGAATACATCGAACAAGGTCGTGAATCAGGTAAACCCTTCTTTGGCTATCTGGCGCTAACTACCGGCCATTTCCCATTGCAGGCTCCTTCTGCATTGATTGATAAATACATCCCAATGTATGAAAAACTGGGATGGGAAGGCCTGAAGAAACAGCGCTATGAGTCGATGATCAAGGCTGGCATCTATCCAGAAGACACGCCGTTTCCTGAGGGTAACCCACTCACTAAGAAATGGGATGACCTTACCGATGCTGAGAAGAAAACCCAAGCGCGTCTGATGGCAACCTACGCGGCTATGGTTGAGTCACATGACTTCTATATTGGTCGTGTACTGGATTATCTGCGTGAGAGTGGTCAGCTAGAAAACACCCTGATCGTGTATTTGCCGGATAACGGCCCTGAAGGTTCTGATGCCTTTGGCCCTCTAGCGAACAGCCTTTGGAAAAACTGGACCGAAGACCACTTTGATATGAGTGATGAAGCTATCGGTCGCGCAAATTCCAGCCGTCAACTTGGCCTAGAGTGGGCAAACGCAACCACAGGACCGCTGCAGTGGTGGAAATGGTTTATCGCCGAAGGTGGTATTCGCGTACCGCTTATTGTGAAACCGCCACAAGATAGCGACTTTGATCAACAGGGCGTCATGTCTAGCACTACCCTAAGCGTGAAAGACCTGCCAATGACTATGCTGGATTATGCTGAGGTGAAACACCCGGGCAATGCCTATAAAGACCGTAAGATCCCTGTGCCATCGGGCGTATCTATGAAGCCTTTCTTAGAGGGTGAATCGAAAACCGTTCGCACCGAAAAAGATTGGTTTGCGTTCGAGCTATTTGGTAATGGATTCGTTATTCAAGGCGATTTCAAGCTAATGAAACTCAGAACCGGCATGTACGGTGATGGTAAGTGGCACCTGTATAACATCAAAGAGAACCCTGCCGAAACAGTTCCTTTGGAGGATAAATATCCAGAGAAGTTTGAATCTATGATGAAGATCTATCAGCAATACGCGAAGGATCACAACATTGTAGAGGTGGCTGAAGATTGGAACCCGTGGGCAGCTGCGGCTAACTAATCTACCCCACTCTAAGCCAAAGGGCTTCTCCGTTTTGAGAAGCCCTTTTGTTTTACGACTGCTGTACGAATGCTGATTCTAGCGCCTGGATGCTGGTCGTTGAAACTACCTCGCCATCGACGCTAAAGGTAATGTTTGAGCCTTGTTTAACACCTACTAACGTTGAGCGGGTACCATCCACAAAGGTCACTTCCATCTCAACCGTGTTCTCATCGATTGAGCGAAGCTGACTCTCTTCTACCTGCTTGTAGCTGATCGGTTCGATAGGTGCTTCGGTCAGAGATGGGTCGAGATCGCCATTGATATCAATATAGGTTTCTGCCTTGCTATCAAAGATGTGTGGCGTACCATCAAAAGGGTTTTTGCCGGTCCAGAACTCAATGGAGTTCACGACAAAGTAGTCGGCCAGGGTGGTAAAGCCATACACTGGCGCCAGTAGGAAGTTCACCCCACCACGGGCATAGCGGTTATCCACCACCTTGATGTTGAATTCCATTAGCTTCTTGGTCGTGAAGTTACTGCCCACACAGCCAGAAAGAACCGGAGCGGTCAGCGCTACTGCTACCACCAGCAGTGATTTTTTAAACTTTTTCATGATTAGTGCTCAGCAAAGATTTAGAACAAGTAGCCAAAGTGGATGCCTACGTAAGAGTCATCAAACTCGTACATGTTGTAAGAGGCGTTGATGTCAACCGTACCATTGGTCCAGCCAAGTTTGTTTTCGAACTGACTATCTACCTCGTTATCAAGAAAGTAAGTAAAGTCACCTCGATAGTAAAAATTGGTCGCAAATGGGATCAAAATTCCGGCTTCAAAATCAGCACTATCATTCAAATCACCCATTGAGTAATTGGCACCAATGTTCCAAACGCCGAATGACGCATCTGCAACATAGTTAGCACCGAATGTCAGTTGGTCAAAGTCGCCGGACACATTCCAAAGGGCGTCGATCACTATGTTTTCATTGATGTTGTATTGACCGGTAATCGCAATAGCGTCGCTATCGGTGCTATTTTCACGTCCTAATCTGTCGTTCCAAGTGTATTCAAGAGCCGTATAAGTCACACCTACACTAGCCTTGCCAGCAATACCAAACTCACCGCCTACTGCATAACCGTCAAAGTTGTCATGAGTAAAGTAATCTGCCTCAAGCTTGGTCTGCACATTACGCACATCTTGAGCGTGATAAGAATTTACTTGGGTCTCGACCGTCGCATCCGCCGTCTCTTGTTCATTAGCCTGAGCCGTTACCGAAATAAGTAGTAGCGAAGAGAGCGAAACAATTTTCGTTTTCATGTTCTATCCAAAGTTAAAGCCCAAATAGTTCGGGCCTGTTTAGTACAAATTCCATATATGACTCGTACTCCTTGTACTAGCTAGAGCTTCAAGCCCCTAGCATCCAACAGACGCACTTAACCCCTACCTACTTTTGGCAGTCATTGTTTCGGCTGTTGGGGTGAAAACCTATCCAGAACAGATAGGTTTAGATTCTATTAGTCGTCTAAGATGGCGCCTTTTAGGGTACTGCCTAGACGATAGTTGATGACTCGGTGCGGAATGGCGGCATCTTGATAGTGAAGCTCGGCAAAATCGACGATATCGTTGTAAGCAATCTGCACTTCACCATTTTGCTCAAATACCAACACCTTCTGACCAAAGGCATCCAGACCTATGCTTGAAAAATCTGTCATGGCTTTAGCACCCGGAGCCGGGCCACCAAATACCAGAAGCGTGGCTTTAGGTAGCTCTTCATCTAGTTTCTCAGCCTGTTTTTGGTAGTCCCAGTTCATAAACCAAACCGTGTCACCTTCTGCAAGCACGTCGTGCTCAATCTTGGCTATGGTGGTTTCAAAATCGTAATCGGAGGTAAGGGTTTTAATCCCGTAATCCTTGGTCAGTTCTCCGGTTGGTGCTGGCTCGGCTTCAGGTGTATCTTCAACCATTGTCTCAACCTGCTGTTGATATTTTGCCAGTGCATCGAGGTTGCTCAGCCCATGTCGCTTAGCAAGAAACTCAGCATCTGTGTACATGGTTTTTATCTGACCCTCTTCTGCGTAGTTCAGCACGCGAAGAGGAAGGTCTAGCCCTGCCATGATGTTTTCTTGAAGCAGCATAGTATTAACTTCATTATTTACATAGAAATCCACTCGGCTCGCGTCTAAGTATTCACCCTCTTTGGCGGCCAGTCGTGCATGATCTATGGTCAAAACGTGGGGTAGTTGCTCAGCATCGGCATTGTTTGCGACCAGGTTTGCATTGCTGTCTACCTTAAGAAGTTGTGTCTGTTGCACTTCTTGATCCGGGGATACACCGCAGCCAAACAATGGGATAGTTAATAGGGCAATAAGTGGAAATTTTTTCATGTTTAATATCTCTCAAAAATATAATGATTTGGAGAAATCCCTTTCCGACTTAGGTTAATGAACCTGATACTGCTTAATGAACTGCTTGAAGATAGAGTCCGCGGCCTGATATCGCCCTCGATTAAACAGAACCAAGTAACGATAAAGCGCTCGTTCATGCTCGACCATGTATTCCATTTGATCTTGGTATTTTTCAGGGCTCAGCTTGGCGATATCTTCAAGTTGCGACACGAATCGACGCGCACTCCCCTCCAGATATTTAAAACCCAACGAAGGCATAACCTTTAAGGTTGTGGTTACCGTGCTAGCGAGTACTTTGTCGCCGCAGCCAATCTTGGTATCCACATTAAAAGCCTCTCGCACAGGCGCCATTACACGTGTGTTATGGGCTTCGATTCGATTTAAAAGCGCTATGCTGTCACTTTGCATCTTGCCACTAGGGTTCTGTTCAAACTCCGCGAACACTTGGCGACTTAGCTTTCGAAACATAAGTTCGTACTTAAGCCCATCCACAAACTGTTTTTGAGTTTTACTGTCTAACGGCTGCACAACTCTCTCCTCACTACTCACACTAAACGGGGCAATTAACATTATTAAAGCTGCCAAGGCATAAGTTGTTGGCTTAAACCTGGACAAGAAAATCATCGACCGGTTTCTCACCTAACCAGATGTTGAGCAACGCCTGTTTCTGACCGCCCGCATCCGCGAATTGATAAATCACCTTTTCGTTGTGTTGGATCTGAATCTTGTTGTTGCGCTCGACTATGGTCACTGTGTCGTCTTGAGATAGCGCTATAGAAAGATTCTCAATCAGACCTCGAATAATGAGATCATTGGTATCCAATGAAGGATTCGCCTTCCCCAGCGCTTCAATGAAAGCCGTACGCACCTTTTTCTTAGTAAGCTTCTCAGGCAAGAAGGTCATGATTAGAGCGTGATTACCCTGTTGGTCTCGCTTGTGCTCAAGGTCGTAGTAATCGACAAACCAAGTTGTTCGGGTCCCTTTAGCGACAGTTTGATAGCTGTGGTGACTCCATTTAGATTGAGATGCATCGCTCGATGCCGTTATAGAGCCCTCCGCCATAGCACCTAAAGGCATTGCGGCTAAAGCTAAGGTTAAAAGAGTTCTGGGTTTCATTTATACCGACCAGTCTGTTTTTAATTTAAAGAAAAAAATGAGTTAACAGAGCCTGTAAATTAGGCTGCCAACACTCTCATCTTTTGCGAGGTGACTCGTGAGACTCGAGATTCCTGATTCATAAATACAAGTCTGTTGATCGCCTTGGCTACAAGCTTCGCTTCAATGGGTACATAATTCTTAAGTTTTCCAATCATGAGTGGGCTAATCAACTTCATTGCACCTTGCAGAAGTTTCTCGTCAGTGCGCTGCTCATCCCTGTTACCTGCCAGCGGTCCTGGTTGCATAAAGGTTGTCCCAGTAAATCCAAGGGCCTCAATCTGCGCTTCCATCTCACCCTTACATTGCAAGTAGTGAGACATGGCTTTAGTGTTCGCTCCTAAACAAGAAACAACATACAGGCGCTCTACACCCATTTTCTTCATTTTGGTGGCGGTGTTTACCACCAGATCAACATCGATAGCCCTTAGGTTTTCTTTACTGCCGGCTTTCTTCAAAGTAGTGCCTAACGTAATGATGCCAACTGACGGTTGCACATTCATAAGGGGGCTTTTAGGCTTACTCAAGTCAGCCGTGATCCATTGTTGTAATCTAGAATGTTCCATCTCTATCTTTCGACGAGAAAGACTAATAACCTGCGCGACTCTCACGTCTTGCAATAGAGCTTCTAAGGTTTCTCGGCCTACTAGACCTGTTGCTCCGGCAATCACGATAGAAGTGTTCATTGTCATAGGTTCTCACATTCAGTAGCGAGATATGGCTCGCTTGGATTTATGGGACAAGTTCAATATAACCCAAACAAACCGACCGGTCTAGATGTTTGTCACATTTTTTCCAAACAAACTGGACGGTCGGTATAGTTAGCTTTTACAATTAGCCTCAGTAATAACTTGAGGTATTGATATGAAAGACTTAAGACAGAAACTGCTAGACGTTGGTTTCGAGCTTATTAGCGAACAAGGCTTCGCTGGTATTGGCTTAACAAAGATCCTAAATGAAGCAAATGCGACCAAGGGCTCTTTCTATCACCATTTCAAATCCAAAGAAGATTTCGGCACTACCCTGCTCACTGATTACTTTGAAGATCACCTAGAGACCCTAGAGAGCTACTTGATCGATACCGATGAAACTCCACAAGAACGCATCAAGGCATACTTCGACTACTGGTGCAGTGAAAAGCTTACTCACGATTATCAGATAAAATGCCTGGTAACCAAGCTTTCAGGTGAAGTATCTGGGACCTCGAATCAGATGCAAAAAGCCATGAATGACGGCGCTGAGAAGGTGATCAAGAGAATGAGCCAGTTCTTTGAGCACGGTATTAAAGAGGGCCATTTCCATATGCAAGATGGCTACGAAGCCGCGCGCACTATCTATGGACTGTGGCTTGGAAGCACCTTGCTGGCAGCGATGCAGCAAGACCGCACCTTGTTGGACAATGCCATGAAAGAGACCATCAAGCTCACCCAATAGCAAAAAGGCTCATCCACATGGATGAGCCTTTTTGATTATTCCATCCTATCTAAGATGGATTGAGGTATCACGGTATCGACTGGGATATACTGCCCAACATCCATCAGTGAAAATATAAAGTAAGCCGCACCACTCCAGAACAATATCGATAGGATGAGTAAACCAAAGGTTTTCACTGCGCTCTGATGAAGTCTCTTTGAGACAAAGGTATAGCTGGGTATACCCACCAGCACCGGAGCCAGTATCGCCATCACCACCTGACCATATCGATTCCAACGCTGCATAAAACGCTTTAGCTTAGGTCGGAAAACAACTGGCTTGTTGCGCTTTAGTAAAGCTAGATTGAGTGGCCCAAGCCTCCAACCTACGTAGGCTGCGATAAGTGCAGGTAGCATGTTAAACAGCAACATTTCAGGATAGGAATAAGACATTACCGCCGCAATCGCCGGGCCGGAGTATGTCTTCCACAAACTCAGAAGCGCCATGGTCAAGGCTACGATGAGGTAAGTTTCCACAATAGTCGACATTATCGTTCTCCAAGTGAGATGTTATTGCGAGTCAGAATTTGGCTAACAATAGGGTCGATATGTTTAAAAAATTTAAGCCAACCGGAACATAAATAGTTTAGACCCTCTTCACCATCCACACTCTTAGTGATGCGATTTTTAGGGCACTCCCCATGACAAGCAAACTTGTACTCACATCTTCTGCACTGTGAAGGCAATGATTTTTGCTTAGCAAACCCAAAGCTTTGCTGACGCGCAGAAAACGCCAATTTTTTTAAGCTCTGCGTTTGAAAGTTACCCAGCTTGAACTCCTCATATACATAGTGATCGCATGAGTAGACATCACCATTGGGCTCAATCGCTAAGCCTTTTCCGCAGATTTCAGAAAGGGTGCACATGCTGCTTGCCTGCCCCGCCCAAACCGCAAAGAAGTTATCAAAGTATGGGATGAACACCTTACCAAAGTCCTTATAAAGCCATTCATTAAAAACGCTTATCAGAAAGTTGCCCCACTCGTCGGCCGTGACACTCCAATCCGTCACTGACTTGGTGCTCACTGGAATAATGGATAGGCTTGCGTAGCTGTGCCATTTGCCCTTAGTAGGCGCATCTATCTTGTCCACAACTGGAATAAACTGCATCTGTGAAGGGGCTATCTCATCACGAAGAAAACGATATACCTCTAGTGGACTTGTGCTTACTAGGTCATTGACGCAAGTAAGGGTGGCAAACTTCACCCGGTGTTTCTTTAGAAGTTGGATACCACGGAACGTCTGCTTAAAGGTACCTCGCCCTGCTTTATTGGTGCGGTAACGATTATGGATATGCTCCGGGCCATCGATACTGACCCCCACCACAAACTCATTCTGTTTAAAGAACTGGCACCACTCATCATCTAACAGCGTTGCGTTGGTCTGAATATCATTAGTGATATTGGAGTGCTGTGGACAATACTTCTTTTGCAGCTCTACCACTTTCTTGAAGTAATCGACACCCAGCAGCGTGGGTTCTCCGCCGTGCCAAGAGAATATGATCTCAGGGGTATTCTGAGCCTCAATATACTGCTGGATATACTGTTCAAGGCGCTCACCCGACATAACCTCTGCATCACTTTTTGAGTAGTTGAGAAGCTCTTTCTTACCTAGGTAATAGCAGTAGCTACAATCGATATTGCATATTGCGCCAATTGGCTTGGCCAGTGCCTGCATCT contains:
- a CDS encoding anaerobic sulfatase maturase, which produces MEFQVPQYQGKAHTKFQALAKPIGAVCNIDCSYCYYLGKQQLLDYDKREEKRMSFDLLEEYIKQYIEGQNTPEIVFTWHGGEPTILGLEYFEKVVELQAKYSPKHSKIVNDLQTNGTLLNDKWCQFFKKHDFFVGLSIDGPEELHNHYRKNHAGRGTFEKTYRGAKLLKKHGVTFATLTCVNDVTSMQPLKVYRFLRDEIKPNQIQFIPVVDKSNSALNSQWTSNGSNSIIPVTQTMEPWSVSAKQWGVFLKTIFDEWMQKDFGKVFIPYFENFIGIWMGEQSTMCTLSELCGKGLAVEPNGKVYSCDHYVYPEFEIGDITQTKLGQIALSRKQADFGLAKYKSLPKKCRECDYRFACHGECPKNRFLTTEDGEPGLNYLCSGWLDFFQHVDPRISQLLKINQQKVVHGKYQDTELHRWN
- a CDS encoding DUF4345 domain-containing protein, which translates into the protein MNKHKIFLLLATAGLIPIALSYGFSPNASLAFLFDIDVNSVEVSHIFRAVMGLYLATALYWLIGAFNPKHTKGAIINLIIFMFGLAFGRILSIAVDGNPNGVLWLYLILEFGFGVVGLLLLKQKTE
- a CDS encoding arylsulfatase, coding for MKIQITICFGLVVPNLVLAADDNRPNILLIVSDDIGLGDLAPFGSEINTPTLSNLAEESIRFNNFHASPVSSVTRAQMLTGANSIEVGLGSFDYSFYPPAKGKPGYEGYLTRNTVTVAELLRDNGYNTYHSGKWHLGSGHGHGLPPQDWGFEQTFGVYSGGSAHWDNTDMYPSTKVANKALKEGKKPPVTYQQFYENGEKIDRVRGIFSDDLYTGKMIEYIEQGRESGKPFFGYLALTTGHFPLQAPSALIDKYIPMYEKLGWEGLKKQRYESMIKAGIYPEDTPFPEGNPLTKKWDDLTDAEKKTQARLMATYAAMVESHDFYIGRVLDYLRESGQLENTLIVYLPDNGPEGSDAFGPLANSLWKNWTEDHFDMSDEAIGRANSSRQLGLEWANATTGPLQWWKWFIAEGGIRVPLIVKPPQDSDFDQQGVMSSTTLSVKDLPMTMLDYAEVKHPGNAYKDRKIPVPSGVSMKPFLEGESKTVRTEKDWFAFELFGNGFVIQGDFKLMKLRTGMYGDGKWHLYNIKENPAETVPLEDKYPEKFESMMKIYQQYAKDHNIVEVAEDWNPWAAAAN
- a CDS encoding DUF3332 domain-containing protein, coding for MKKFKKSLLVVAVALTAPVLSGCVGSNFTTKKLMEFNIKVVDNRYARGGVNFLLAPVYGFTTLADYFVVNSIEFWTGKNPFDGTPHIFDSKAETYIDINGDLDPSLTEAPIEPISYKQVEESQLRSIDENTVEMEVTFVDGTRSTLVGVKQGSNITFSVDGEVVSTTSIQALESAFVQQS
- a CDS encoding DUF302 domain-containing protein; translation: MKKFPLIALLTIPLFGCGVSPDQEVQQTQLLKVDSNANLVANNADAEQLPHVLTIDHARLAAKEGEYLDASRVDFYVNNEVNTMLLQENIMAGLDLPLRVLNYAEEGQIKTMYTDAEFLAKRHGLSNLDALAKYQQQVETMVEDTPEAEPAPTGELTKDYGIKTLTSDYDFETTIAKIEHDVLAEGDTVWFMNWDYQKQAEKLDEELPKATLLVFGGPAPGAKAMTDFSSIGLDAFGQKVLVFEQNGEVQIAYNDIVDFAELHYQDAAIPHRVINYRLGSTLKGAILDD
- a CDS encoding chalcone isomerase family protein, which produces MKPRTLLTLALAAMPLGAMAEGSITASSDASQSKWSHHSYQTVAKGTRTTWFVDYYDLEHKRDQQGNHALIMTFLPEKLTKKKVRTAFIEALGKANPSLDTNDLIIRGLIENLSIALSQDDTVTIVERNNKIQIQHNEKVIYQFADAGGQKQALLNIWLGEKPVDDFLVQV
- a CDS encoding NAD(P)H-binding protein — its product is MTMNTSIVIAGATGLVGRETLEALLQDVRVAQVISLSRRKIEMEHSRLQQWITADLSKPKSPLMNVQPSVGIITLGTTLKKAGSKENLRAIDVDLVVNTATKMKKMGVERLYVVSCLGANTKAMSHYLQCKGEMEAQIEALGFTGTTFMQPGPLAGNRDEQRTDEKLLQGAMKLISPLMIGKLKNYVPIEAKLVAKAINRLVFMNQESRVSRVTSQKMRVLAA
- a CDS encoding TetR/AcrR family transcriptional regulator, with translation MKDLRQKLLDVGFELISEQGFAGIGLTKILNEANATKGSFYHHFKSKEDFGTTLLTDYFEDHLETLESYLIDTDETPQERIKAYFDYWCSEKLTHDYQIKCLVTKLSGEVSGTSNQMQKAMNDGAEKVIKRMSQFFEHGIKEGHFHMQDGYEAARTIYGLWLGSTLLAAMQQDRTLLDNAMKETIKLTQ
- a CDS encoding anaerobic sulfatase maturase, which translates into the protein MTNLFAPQFNGKAHTKMQALAKPIGAICNIDCSYCYYLGKKELLNYSKSDAEVMSGERLEQYIQQYIEAQNTPEIIFSWHGGEPTLLGVDYFKKVVELQKKYCPQHSNITNDIQTNATLLDDEWCQFFKQNEFVVGVSIDGPEHIHNRYRTNKAGRGTFKQTFRGIQLLKKHRVKFATLTCVNDLVSTSPLEVYRFLRDEIAPSQMQFIPVVDKIDAPTKGKWHSYASLSIIPVSTKSVTDWSVTADEWGNFLISVFNEWLYKDFGKVFIPYFDNFFAVWAGQASSMCTLSEICGKGLAIEPNGDVYSCDHYVYEEFKLGNFQTQSLKKLAFSARQQSFGFAKQKSLPSQCRRCEYKFACHGECPKNRITKSVDGEEGLNYLCSGWLKFFKHIDPIVSQILTRNNISLGER